The window gaataattcagactaggcccactcaatttttcaaaaaggtatgcaacaggtttgccatcttgtaataacacacctcctaatccaattccactagcatcacattcaagttcaaaagtcttattaaaatcaggaagttggagtaaaggagcatgtgtcaacttatctttcaataccgtgaaggcttcttcctatgcggtaccccaaacaaaaggcacatccttctttgtaagctcgttgagaggtgcagcaatggtgctgaaatctctcacaaaatgcctatagaatccagcgaggccaagaaaactcctcacttgtgtgacctttttgggctgcggccaactctcaatagcttcaatcttggctttatcaacttcaattccctgtggagtaacaacatagccaaaaaaagatactcggtcggtgcaaaaggtgcacttcccaaggttaccaaacaaacgtgcatcacatagagcaataaaaatagcacgtaaatgttccaaatgttctttcaaagatttgctataaatcagtatatcatcaaaatagactaccacaaatcatccaatgaaagcacgtaaaacttcgttcattagtctcatgaaagtactaggtgcattagttaacccaaaaggcatgactaaccactcatataatccaaacttagttttaaatgttgtttttcattcatctcccaatttcatacgaatttgatcgtatccactacgcaaatcaactttgaagaatattgtagagccactcaattcatcaagcatatcatctagcctaggaataggatgacgataacgaatagtaatattattaatgcctctataATCAAcgcacatacgcgatgtaccatcctttttcggcactaaaatgataggaacagcacaaagactaagggattcgcgtatataacctttgtcgagcagctcttgtacttgacgcataatctccttcgtctcctgtggattggtacggtatggtgcacgatTGGGTaatgatgcaccgggaattaagtcaatttgatgctcaatccctcgaataggtggtaatcccggtggcacgtcttatggaaagacgtcagcgaactcctgcaaaatgttagtgacagtaggaggcaaagaggaaggcatgtcctcgaatgaaaataatgcctctttgcacacaaaagcatagcaaacggatttgctaaaatctagatcatcaatatcagatttggtggcaagtaaacatgcacttttcaatttaatttcagaagcaacactagatggtttattattaggcttcatttgttgctcaaattcttttgccacaatctgattttcactcttattttgctcctgttttgctttattagctctattaatatcatctttcaaaatggaatcaggagtcataggaagcaaaataatatttttgtccttatgaacaagagtatactgattgtttctaccatggtgtacagaatttttatcaaattgccatggtcttccaagtaataaggaacatgcttgcataggtaccacatcacaatcaacataatcaacatatgtagagatactaaaatgcacacgaacaatacgtgttaccttaaccttgccgctgttgttgaaccattggatgcagtaaggatgtggatgtggtcttgtggtgagagatagcttctccaccatctccatgctagccaagttgttgcagctccctccatctatgatgacgcgaacagaacgttccttcacaactccctttgtatggaacaaattatgcctctaattttgctcagcttgtgtaacctgcacactcaaaacacgttgagcaactaaacattcatacctgtcagcagccatgtattgcgtctcatgatcagaatcatcgccaccgtgttcttcatgtgtaataagagccaaagtctcctcatcatagtcactggCGGACTCATatccaccatcctcagtagcaatcatcacacgctgaggtttgcattctctcgcaaaatgtcctcttcccttacaacgacgacaaataatatcacttgtgtgccctgttgatgccatggaagaagaagagctgtGCGCAgccccggcaggtgtgctcttggctgatagtggtggttgtgcctgctttcttgtatcacggctggaagtggcacctgatggaggtgctggtgcagtggaagtagaggatgcacgtggtgtccatgatgaagatcGACCTGTAGAAAatttagttcgcgccaatgcctatcgatcctgcacttcacgttcagctttacaagcaagatggaataaacgagtgatattattatactccttatactctagaatggtctggatctctctatttaatccacccataaaacatgcaagcatagcttcattctcctcaacaataccacatctaatcatgccagctTGTAATTTCTGATAATAATCTTCTACAAAAAAATTTCCTtatcttaaacgctgcaatttttgaattaattcacgttgataatatggtggaacccaacgagtacacatagcagttttcaaagcagcccaagtagctggaataggatataatctacaatgttcagaccaccaaacacatgcaaagctagtgaaagcacaaacagcagcatgaacacgtctctcctcaggataatgtaaacatgtaaatcgttgttcagtttctaactcccaagtaagatatatatcaggaacatatctaccctcaaatggtggaatatttaatttcagtttaggaagatggtcatgatctcgtacctgagggagagccctaccATTGTGATTATTTGCAAGTGGACAACCTGGTGGTTGtcgtgctggtggttgcacgtagttctgattttgatcaacctcatcctcgtaatctcacGCATAATCAGCCTccgcatcagcagcaggagccacagaagtatcaacagcagcaccaacagtttggccaggctgaagaaggacacggctcgctcggcggagggctgtttcgtgACGTGgaggttgttgttgttgttcttgaagaggtgcggcaggtgcagccggtggtggaagacgcgcaagcagttcattaaatctgttatcgagctttgtttcgaacgtcttctcaaggccagtgatcttctccatggcctcttttaaattgttcagcacatcttgcacctgttcagtcatcatttgctgaaacttatcatgaagctccttgttcgttaagttctcccagtcaatctcgtcggcttgtgatcctggcatggttagcagcaatagaaacacacaagaatatgatcgtacagactactaacaagtggtggtggtggcgggtgtcacaaatccgtcaagcaaatctcaaattcttaccagttcttacccaacagcaggcggtgatcggcaaccgatgtagtcaaaactctcaaagcttggatagagcgattaccagggagagtcagacgcacgatgtagatgtatgtggacctgggaaggcttataatatggtagcaaaaagggccagcaataatcaattcagagatgcaaagttgaataaacgctcaacgacggtactgtactggtcctaggctagaccgtgctagagacgcgagcctagaacactaacaaaatcacggcgctgcacgtaaacaagggaaaagcaaactctggaattttttttgcacttttttttgcgaaaaatcactataatggcgagtgtctcaaaactcttcccaggtcaaactgacaggatgggcacgaaattttttgacaatttttttttcggaaatcagggcagcgacgatgaaaaagtgcgacaaaaaatcactataatggcgagtgtctcaaaacgctccgtgggacctaaaaataggatagggaaaaaatatttttggtcgccgaaaatTTGGCCTAAGAACTGCCCgagggtctccagacttttttttcgagacctactcaggcaaggaaacacaaaacaaaaactagatggatctcgaaaacaaacctaatatgaaaagaactcggattgatGGTGGACAAgcagatgtatatgtggactcggattggtggtggacaggcggatgtatatgtggactcggattggtggttgacaggcagatgtatatgtggactcggattggtggtggacaggcggatgtatatggcagcggtaaggaatatgttggtggtggtggtatatggtaggaacgatgacgatggtgcggcggcggcgtgacaacttgtgaacagaactcgaaattCTAAGGGAAAccagacgctaagaccagcaacttgacacgacgatgcaaccgcaaattcaacaaagcaaatacagaaaagattatgcaaaggctcagattggttcggataggaggaactaaccctaatttttttgtggctttttcgtggactgtaggtatgaagaacagactcgatctaaactacgaaaaactgtaaaatctcaccgagcaacctggaaatctgataccacttgatagaggcaaaggtgtcgcgtcttttgatgagatggtggctatcgttttggaggaagttgactttgacgatccgactacgaacgtgcgaggacatcgcgccttagcattcgctaaaccaactccgagaggttattgaccacgccggagcacgatcaacctgaccacgaaggtctgtttcctgcaggcaaacgaagaacaagtaagaaactaagattgcaatctggatattgcgaatataagaggaaagctttattgatcaaggtggggttctgtgatgcctttgtctggtcgttgaacacaaacgaagtacgcaaagttgcagctatggcgaactttaatctaaacaaaaccccaaagtctaaacgacgccctaagggttgtatatatggaggaatagggggaatttcgtggcccttgtgGGAGGGGTCCGAatccaaccctaactcttgtttccccacacatacggactctaaaaacagcctatacttacatatttcgaaattacatgggtctggcccaataataaggtgacgcagcacctagaatagcctctgaacgaaatttatgaagtggcatcttgtatatttcgtccaaggcttcatgcactccttatggtggcttcaaagtcctgaaatcatcacttgtaactccgttcttgttccccttgcgcatgccatcatctccaggcttggtcttgctccagtgttcatccctcttatccatgccaggcccttcatttgtaagcaaaataaatgtatccaatttaggcagcatcatattctcatgaacattagaatcattaccaagaaacaaaagtacctggtaattcaattggcgtgcgcgagctctagtaattggtccagtatgtatagcagcaggggctgtggatgtaacaatggtattgatgtcctcgtCAGCTTGATTAGCAGGTAGTTTTGAGCGGATGGTGATGTATGGGTAAATTTTCCTTTTTCATGTCTTCTTCGTCACTTTTTGTTCTCTTTCTTTTATTGTCCGCTTCACTAATCTCATTAGTTACATCACTTCACAGGTAGGAAATTCGTCCGGCCTAAGCTATCTCGGTCCATCAAAACTCGAACTTGACTAGATTCATAAACAGGGTGACTAAGTAGTCTACTGTAACGCCTCGACACACCCGCCGGTTACGGGTCGTTACTTCTGGATGAATCTAAACTGGCCCCACAAATTAACACTAGTCTTTTCTgcacactttgtcctcactcgtgcgtaACTGGAACTAATTTCCCAGTCAGTCACCCATCCTGAGATTGCTCCAAACTGAGCATGtttaactttggagttctttccGAATGGGCCTCCTCCGAAAAATAAGGAATTTCTtcttgatatgagtagtctagtTTCACTAATAAGTCAGGCTCtcacatacacccccactcaaaagaaccGATGTCCTCGTCGGCCCATGggaacgttccctcttggcacaCGTCTGTGCGCCCAGTCCCGCACATGTGTCATGTCGTGTGCCATGACGGGCCACAAACGTCATGCACAATATGACCGCGCACCTGACCCGCAACATCTATGTAACCGCGAGGGTCGGctttgataccaacttgtaatgtCCCAGACACATCCGCCGGTTACcggtcgttactcctggcgggatctagactgcTCCCACAGATCAACACTAGTGTTtcctgcgcactttgtcctcactcgtgcgcacctgGGACCAACTTCcagtcggtcacccatcctgaaattgCTTCAAgttgagcacgcttaactttggaatTCTTTCATAATCGGCTctcggaaaagaaggaattccttattgatatgagtagtctagcATCCCTAATAAGCCAGCCTCTCACACCTACCCACTTTCCTACCGAGCGCTAAGCAGGGAGTGACCAATGACTTGTCACTCCTGATACAACAAGGTAGGTTTCCCTATTTATTCACACTCTctgtgtgtgtgcgtgggggggggggggggcattgaATCATGTTATTTCGCGGGGCTGGCGTTTTGGCTCCCGGGTGAACAGTAATgcaaaaaaaatgttttcaaaaaaattcaaaatttttatAGATGTTTGTGTTAGTGTCACAAGCATGCATGACAATATTCATGCGAAACGGAGCAGCGGTGTTTCGTCGGCAAAAAGAAACAAATTTAGGGTGACAATTTGGGGTAACTTTTAATGTtcaatttgttttttttttgtatAAGCCAAAATGTTTAACCTTTTTGCCTCAAAATCTTCAGATAGCATTTGGATGTGACTAAGTACACAAAAACATTGTCttgattttttttcatttcaaatTGTTTTTGGCTCCGGGAGCCAAATTGACTTTCCGGTtatttctctttcttttcttGTTTTTTTTCATCAGTCGAGTACATGTTGCATTATGAAGTGCCCGTTACACCATGCGTGAACTACAGATTGCATCGAGAGAGCATAGGTTGCACTAACCACATGTTGCATCACGCATGAAGCATATGTTTAGTCGGCGAGTACATCTTGCACTACGCAGAAAGAACCCGTTCACCAGTGAGTACATGTTACACTACATGGAGGAGTACATGTTGTCAGAGAGCACATATTGCACTGTGTGTGAAGCATAAGTTGAAGGGTACATAAATAGTGATTTTCTTTTATATGGGTAAATAGTGATTTCCCTTttcttttattatttttattttttgaaaaaagaaatgtgtttttccttttttagaacaatagtgaTTTCCTTTGTTTTTTAGGGAATAGTGACTTCCTTTGTAAACGCGTGTTAGTCATTTTTTTAAGAACAACGTGTGTTAGTCAAGTCCCAGTCCAACGATTTCAGATTATTTTATTAGAACACTTTTTCCTTTTTGTCTTTAGAGCATTTCATAATTAAGGCTTTAGCCCGGCCTCTCAAAGGCCCAAGTCTAACGGGCCGAACCAGCAACCGAGCTTGAAAAAGCCTAGAGCACAGTTGGCCCAGCGACAGAATCATATGGCCTTTCACTCTCCATCCGGATTCTCAAAAGAAAAAAATCACTATCCGTCCCGCGTGATGCGCTAACTACTAACGGGACGGCGGTTGTCCGACGGGCGACGGCCACCGATCCCGGAGGGCTGCGTCTCGGCGGGATCCCCTCGACGGTTTCTTGCCGCTCAAATCCGGTGGCCTTATCTCCATGGAGAAGCTGACGTGGTTTCTTTGGTTGAAGCTACCTCATGGGACCAAGGGCACCGCGCCTGCCGCCCGCGCTGTGTTCGACCTTATGGCGCTGAAGCACAGGCACCGCTGAGGCTACCTTCGATCACCATTACGGGGTTCGAGGCCGCACAGACGAGTTTCGTGCATGGCTAGATGCTGAGTTCAGGGTCAACGAGTTGCTGTCACCTGCGATGGATGGATGAAAGAGGGAGATTGGCAGCTGCTCCTGCTCAGGAAACACACGGATGCTGACTGACGAACCAACGCATGGTGAAGTTGTACATTTCAGACGTGCAAAGCTGCAGACGGATCAACTTATCCAGCTTCTTCAGAGTCTTCTGCCTCTGTTATCAGTTTGCAAAAAATTGCAGTTGGATCGAGTACCAACCTAGCCATCAGCCTTAGTGAACTTTGTTACTTCCTCGACACTCGCAGCCCCTGACATTGTGGTTATAGGGATTCCACTGCACATTGTGGTCTCGTCATTTCGTCAAGCAGCTGTGCCTCTGCACCATGAAGGTGAAGGGTGATAATCTTCTCGTAATAGCATGGAGTCAACGACCGATCATGCGAGCAAAAGCGCTTTTGCCGACAGATTATCTGAAAGGAGATGTGCTTTCGGATCTCCTAACTGAAAAGGGCGTCCAGTCCCAGCTGATTGGGCGCCTCGTCTGCGATGATAAGTGCTGCTGTCGACGTACTGCATGGGGGGAAGGTGTGGCTGATTTGCTCAAGCACATGGTTAGCCATGCAAATTTACATCTTGCGTGCCATTGCAGCTAGGTTAGTCGTTGTCCATTCAATCTATTAATCATTGCAATGCATTTTGTATGGATTGTTTGGGATTTTGTTTGGTTCACAACTAATAAAGTTATGCACCATACATAAGTGAAAGGAAGTGCCTGGACTGGGATTCAAGAGGAATCCTAAAAAACTTTGAAATTCAGTAATTACCAAGAAATAAACCACCACCAACTGCACACATAAGGAATAATGTATGGCACATTAATACACCATCATATTTCGTCATATAGCCAAATTGTTGTGTTGTGTGTGTTGTGTTTTGTTGCATGATGATGCCATAGTAATGAATTTCTTGGCGAAATAACAATGATTCTAGTTAATAATTAGAAGAATCTTATGGCATGCCGCATGATGTGATGCTACATTGGCCTGTTTTTATATTATTCTAAATTCTTCAAATCCCCTCCTTGTTTTCTATGATAAAGGATGACCCTTGTTAATCCCACTCATTGCACGATGTTCCCTTCAGAATAGCAACATTATTTAATTACAATGAAGATGTTTTTTGTCAAATGATCTGAATATAATAATATACTCATGCCACTAATACTATGGATGTTATAGTACAAGGGTAGGGTTTCTCTACACCCTTGTTTCCAAGTAGCAAATGATTGTTCCACATGCATGATCCAAGAGCATGCAAAATGGATTTATCCATTTGTCCAAGAATGTTTGCTTAAGACGGCTTGTTCTATGATATATAGCTCTCCATGATGCTTAATTAAACAGTTCGCTTTAGGATCAGCAAGAACAAGTACATTCCATCATACACCCAACTTTGTCACCTGATTCATGTCCTGTCCGATAACCCGAATCCCAACTCCTGTGGGTGTGAGCAAGTGAGAAACGTGCAAGCAAAAGGGAAAATGTTATGGAGGCACAAGTCAAAGCCAGCTCAATAAGGCGCCAGTACCAAATTGTTTGAATGCAGAACAAAGTCAATCTTGGACCAATGATGCAACCATTACACCAACAGCACATCATTGACTTCATGCTACCGACTGATGAGTAGTTGGGGACATCAAGTCATCTACTGACCCCTCTCAACTCTTCTCTGAACCTCTGTTCATGCATACAAAAGTCTTTACAGTTGTGGTTCAGTAGCTGAATGATCAATCAAAATGACTGGAAAATTGCTGAAGGCAGCTGGCTCACCAGAAGGAGCAGCATGTTTGCAATGTAGGGGTTTCAGAGGTGCGCTGATCACAGTTGAATTCTTGCAGGATCCAGAAAAATTCTTGTGTTTCAAGCGGCCTGAAGTCTGAAATGAGATGCAAATGCCCATTTGTTGTGCTCCAGGATTCAGAGTCTAAACCAAAAAGGTTGGGCGTGGTTGTGAATCATTAGGACTGCGATGCCGCTTTCGGATAACATGACAACTGTATGTCTCTATCTGATTGGACTTGCTCTCCCCATGGAATCCCTGCGACGTGCAGTTGAACCGAAGCAAACAAAGTAGAGTGTGAGCTGGTGCGACCCATGcatgctgctgccgctgctgcatTGCTGCCTGTCATAGCATGGGGATGGACACAACTGTTGTGGTGGTTACTGTAAGTTTTTTTTCTCTCTCTCACCTTTCTTGCTTCCCGTGGTCTCTTGAGATTCAATTCTGTCACTGTCACTCCAATGCAAAAGTCACTTTCCCACTACCTTATAATTGAAACGCCACTAGTGGGTCTGGCTCACTTGGTTACTGATTGGTCTTTTTCCTCCTCATGCATGTCAGAGATTGTTTCATCATCATAGTACAATTATGTGTACTGTCTTCAGTTATGTGAAACTAGAAGTATGCCGTCGTGGTTCGTAGTACGTAGTAGGCGCAGCCACACACTGAACCTGCTGAATTCCTTTGTTTTCGGTTAGATGGCCAACAGTATCTCCAATAGTTGATAGCCTGCCAAGAAGGAATTTCTGTGCTATCTGCTTGCTTAAATAATCAgaaattttatttatttattcttcctATAGGTAAACAATGTAAGTACGCTCTATTCGTTTTATTTATCACCAAACCTGAGCAAGAACACTATTTAATCAACCATGGAAGCATCATCTAGTTGTCCTTATGCTACCAAATCAAGGAGGGTGGTTGAACTGTTTAAGCACGTACCCTCTGTAAAGTGCACCAGTTTACTAATCTCCAGTGCCCTTTTCATTCTCGTCACTAGATAACACCCAGAAGAAGCTGAACTAACAAGTCAAAGCAACAAGGTTAGCCTTTAAAATACCTAATAACTAGCTCTGCATTATTCAAAGCTACTCTGATTATTCTAATCATATATCTGTAAGCGGGATTCTGCATTTCTACATGCTCTACCTTCTCCTTTGGCTTGTATTGCATTTTCACTAGCAGGAGCCCAGCACATTCCCTGACTGTGATACACAGAGCAGGTAGGCGTTTGACAACACCTTTTTTCCCTTTTTGCAGCTTGGGCTCCTACCAGCTACCACACCACAGCAATGGGGGTTTATACACATCTTCCCAACTCCGGGGTAGCAGCTATCCTGTAAGTTCAGCTCCCCCTTTGTAGTTTACACAGTTGCATCATATCATCGTAGCAATGGCCATTCCGCTTGCGCTTCTTCTATCTCTGCTCTTCGGCATCGTGCTTGCACCGGAATGTGTAGCCACACCGGACATGGCTCCTGCCACTCTGCTGCAGGTGAAGTCCGATCTCATTGATCCTCAAGGCATCCTCTCCGGCTGGTCGCCGGAGGCTGATGTCTGCTCCTGGCACGGTGTTTCATGCCTGCCGGGAGAGGGCATTGTGACAGGCCTCAACTTGTCGGGATACGGCCTATCGGGCACGATATCGCCGGCGATATCTGGCCTGATGTCCGTAGAAGTCATTGACTTCTCCTCCAACTCCCTCACCGGGCCGATCCCACCAGAGCTCGGCATGCTGCAGAACCTGAAGACGCTGCTCCTCTACTCCAACTCCCTCGTCGGCACCATCCCTCCGGAGCTGGGCCTCCTTGGGAACCTAAAAGTTCTCAGGCTTGGCGACAACATGCTGCACGGTGAGATACCGCTGCAGCTCGGCAACTGCACGGAGCTCGAGACCATGGCGCTGGCCTATTGCCAGCTGAGTGGTACCATTCCTCACCAGATTGGCAACCTGAAGAATTTGCAGCAGCTGGTCTTGGACAACAACACTCTCACTGGAAGCATCCCGGAGCAGCTTGTTGGTTGCGCAAATCTGCGTAGTCTGTCAGTGTCTGATAATAGGCTGGGTGGCACCATTCCCTCGTTCATTGGCAGCCTGAGTGTTCTCCAGTCTCTCAACCTTGCAAACAATCAGTTTTCCGGTGCGATTCCGGCGGATATTGGGAAGCTTTCCAGCCTGACATACCTCAACCTGCTCGGCAACAGACTGACAGGTGCCATCCCGGAAGAGCTGAACCAGCTGAGCCAGCTGCAGGTTCTTGACCTGTCCAAGAACAACATCTCTGGAGTGATCAGCATCTCCACATCACAGCTGAAGAACCTGAAGTACCTTGTGCTGTCTGACAATCTTCTTGATGGCACCATACCTGGAGACCTCTGCCCCGGGAACTCAAGCTTGGAGAACCTGTTCCTTGCCGGGAACAACCTAGAAGGAGGCATCGAGGGGCTGCTCAACTGCATTTCTCTGCGATCAATTGACGCGTCGAACAACAGCTTCACTGGGAAGATTCCGTCGGAGATCGACCGGTTGGCGAACCTTGTCGACCTAGTGCTGCACAACAACAGCCTTACCGGCGTTCTGCCACCTGAGATAGTTAACTTGAGCAACCTGGAGATGCTGTCCCTGTACCACAATGGCCTCACCGGTGTGCTCCCCCCGGAGATCGGCCGGCTGCAGAGGCTGAAGGCCTTGTTCCTGTACGAGAATCAGATGTCCGGGACCATACCTGATGAGATTACCGACTGCACGAGCTTGGAGGAGGTGGACTTCTTCGGCAACCATTTCCATGGGACTATCCCTGAGAAGATTGGGAACCTCAAGAGCCTAACGGTGCTTCAGCTCCGGCAGAATGATTTGTCCGGCTCGATTCCAGCGAGCCTCGGGGAATGCAGGAGGCTGCAGGCATTGGCATTGGCGGACAACCGGCTCTCCGGCGCACTGCCGGACACGTTCAGGCTTCTCACCGAGCTCAGCATCATCACCCTGTACAACAACTCCCTCGAGGGCCCCCTGCCAGAAGCACTGTTCGAGCTGAAGAATCTGACGGTGATCAACATCTCGCACAACAGGTTCAGCGGCAGCGTCGTCCCTCTCCTTGGCTCGAGCTCCCTCTCCGTGCTGGTGCTGACCGACAACAACTTCTCCGGTGTCATCCCGACAGCGGTAACACGGTCGAGGAACATGGTCCGCCTCCAGCTGGCTGGCAACTGTCTGACCGGTGCAATCCCGGCCGAGTTGGGCAGCCTGACGCAGCTCAAGATGCTTGACCTCTCATCCAACAACCTCTCCGGCGATATCCCGGCGCAGCTCTCCAACTGCTTGCAGCTCACCCATCTGAACCTTGAGCGTAATAGTCTGACAGGCGCCGTGCCTTCCTGGCTCGGCGGCCTGCGGTTCCTCGGCGAGCTCGACCTCTCGTCGAATGCATTAACCGGCGTCATACCGGTGGAGCTCGGTAACTGCTCGAGCCTTCTCAAGCTGTCTCTCAGCGGCAACCGTCTCTCGGGCAGCATTCCGCAGGAGATCGGAAGGCTCACGTCTCTGAACGTTCTGAACCTGCAGAAGAACAGTCTCACCGGCATCATACCGCCCACACTCCGGCGGTGCAACAAGCTCTACGAGCTACGCCTGTCGGAGAACTCGCTGGAGGGGCCGATCCCCATGGAGCTCGGTCAGCTGTCGGAGCTGCAGGTGATGCTGGACCTAAGCCGGAACAGGCTGTCCGGACAGATTCCGACGTCCCTCGGCAACCTCGTGAAGCTGGAGCGGCTGAACCTGTCCTCCAACCAGCTCCATGGGCAGATACCAACCTCACTGCTGCAGCTCACCAGCCTGAACCGCCTCAACCTGTCGGACAATCTCCTCTCGGGCGCGATACCTGCCATGCTATCAAGCTTCCCGGCCGCGTCCTACGCTGGCAACGGCGAGCTCTGTGGCGTGCCGCTGCCGACGTGCGGGGCCAACGGGAGGCGCCTCGCGAGCGCCACGGTGTCCGGCATCGTGGCGGCCATCGCCATCGTCTCGGCCACCGTGTGCAT is drawn from Aegilops tauschii subsp. strangulata cultivar AL8/78 chromosome 1, Aet v6.0, whole genome shotgun sequence and contains these coding sequences:
- the LOC109781851 gene encoding uncharacterized protein, which codes for MAIPLALLLSLLFGIVLAPECVATPDMAPATLLQVKSDLIDPQGILSGWSPEADVCSWHGVSCLPGEGIVTGLNLSGYGLSGTISPAISGLMSVEVIDFSSNSLTGPIPPELGMLQNLKTLLLYSNSLVGTIPPELGLLGNLKVLRLGDNMLHGEIPLQLGNCTELETMALAYCQLSGTIPHQIGNLKNLQQLVLDNNTLTGSIPEQLVGCANLRSLSVSDNRLGGTIPSFIGSLSVLQSLNLANNQFSGAIPADIGKLSSLTYLNLLGNRLTGAIPEELNQLSQLQVLDLSKNNISGVISISTSQLKNLKYLVLSDNLLDGTIPGDLCPGNSSLENLFLAGNNLEGGIEGLLNCISLRSIDASNNSFTGKIPSEIDRLANLVDLVLHNNSLTGVLPPEIVNLSNLEMLSLYHNGLTGVLPPEIGRLQRLKALFLYENQMSGTIPDEITDCTSLEEVDFFGNHFHGTIPEKIGNLKSLTVLQLRQNDLSGSIPASLGECRRLQALALADNRLSGALPDTFRLLTELSIITLYNNSLEGPLPEALFELKNLTVINISHNRFSGSVVPLLGSSSLSVLVLTDNNFSGVIPTAVTRSRNMVRLQLAGNCLTGAIPAELGSLTQLKMLDLSSNNLSGDIPAQLSNCLQLTHLNLERNSLTGAVPSWLGGLRFLGELDLSSNALTGVIPVELGNCSSLLKLSLSGNRLSGSIPQEIGRLTSLNVLNLQKNSLTGIIPPTLRRCNKLYELRLSENSLEGPIPMELGQLSELQVMLDLSRNRLSGQIPTSLGNLVKLERLNLSSNQLHGQIPTSLLQLTSLNRLNLSDNLLSGAIPAMLSSFPAASYAGNGELCGVPLPTCGANGRRLASATVSGIVAAIAIVSATVCMALLYIMLRMWSNWREVSVSSSDGEEPEAHDKGGKCCAGDGKYWKVGSGLVVAPSTEDKYSSASESTVLHGKLTEASAINSKG